The Thermodesulfovibrionales bacterium sequence AGGGGCGACTCCGCAGCGGCCTTAAGCCCTCGGCTTGGCAAGGACTTCGAGGACCTTCAGGTCGAAGAACCTTTTTGACGCGGACGCCTTTATGACGAGCACCGTGTCAGCGCCCCTCGCGGTCCCCGCGACCGCGAGGACATCTTCGCCCTCGGGAATCAAACCGGCATCGACCGCCATCATTACGATCTCGCAGCAGACCTTCGAGCCTTCGCCGAACCTCCTCAGGGTATTTGCGACGATGAGGGTCGGATAGGTGCCGCTGAATTTTGCCGCGAACGCCGTTTCGATCGAATGGGTGAGCATCGAACCGGTATACACGACCGCGCCGTTTTTCTCGATGCGGCTTCTCGTATCGGGAGACAGTTCGAGGGCATTCGGTTCTTTATAGCCGGCTGAATGGGTGACGACGGTGATGTTTACCTTGCTATTCTTTAACGCCCCGGAAAAGAGAAGACCCGTGTCCCCGACTGTCGAGGCGACGACGAGATGTCCGTACCCGCCTTCCGCTATCGCTCTCTTGACGACCTCGAGACAGGCCTCGGTGTTGTCCCTTCCGGGCTTTTCAAAATAGACAACGGTTCTTTCCATCGCTGAATACTAACAGAAAAGGCTTTTCATCATCAAGGAGAGACAAGGACTCTTTCGTTCAGATATTCGGCATGTCCAATTTTATATGGAGCTCCCGCAGCTGTTTCTGTTCGACTTCAGACGGCGCCCCGGACATGAGACAGAAGGCCTTCTGGGTCTTCGGAAAGGCGATGACATCCCGGATCGATGCGGCCCCCACCATGAGCATCACGAGTCTGTCAAGGCCGAGGGCGATTCCTCCGTGAGGCGGCGCGCCGAAGTCGAGCGCGTCGAGGAGAAACCCGAATTTTATGCGCGCCTCCTCTTCCCCGATGCCGAGCAGCTCGAACATCCTTCTCTGAACGTCTCTCCGGTGGATACGGATGGACCCGCCGCCGATTTCGTAGCCATTGAGGACGATATCATAGGCCTTTGCCTTGACACCAGCCACGAGGCCCCGCTCATCGGCGGTTAAGGCAGAGCCGACAGTCCGCAACGAAGAGAGCTTCTCGATATCTTCGTCTGCCGGCGAGGTGAATGGATGATGCATCGCCTGGAACCTCCCTTCTTCGACATCCCATTCGAGGAGAGGGAAATCGAGTATCCATGCGAAATTGAATCCGGGCCTGATGAGGTTGAGCCTCTTGCCGAGTTCGAGCCTCATGCGGCTCAGGACGTCATGGACAACCCTTTCCTCGTCCGCCACGAAGAGCATGAGGTCGCCTTCCCCGGCAGCGAGCCGCTGCGCCATCTGCCGCAGGGTATCTTCCGGAAAGAACTTGGCTATGGGAGATTCAAAACCGTCCTTCACTTTGATCCATGCAAGACCCTTCGCCCCGAAGGCCTTCGCCTCTTCGGTGAGCATATCGACTTCTTTCCTCGAAAGCCCGGCCATGCCCTTTCCGTTCATCGCCTTCACCCTGCCGCCCGAATCTACGGCATCGCGAAAGACCTTGAAGGAGCCTTGACCGGCCAGGTCCGCCATCTCCTTCAGTTCGAGGCCGAACCTCAGGTCGGGCTTGTCGTTTCCGAACCGTTCCATCGATTCCCGGTAACCGAGTCTCGCGAAAGGAGTCGAGATCTCCGTATCGAGGACGGTCTTGAAGAGCTGTTTCATCATCCCTTCCATGAGGCCTATGACATCATCACGGTCCACGAAGGACAGCTCGAGGTCGACCTGAGTGAATTCAGGCTGTCTGTCGGCCCTCAGGTCCTCGTCCCTGAAACACTTGACGATCTGGAAATACCGCTCGATCCCGGCGACCATGAGTATCTGCTTAAAGAGTTGCGGGGACTGGGGAAGCGCATAGAACTGACCGGGATTCAGTCTGCTCGGCACGAGATAGTCCCGCGCGCCTTCCGGGGTCGACTTCGTGAGCATGGGGGTCTCTATTTCGAGGAACCCTCTCTCATCGAGGTAATCCCTGATGAGCTTGGTGACCTTGTGCCTGACGACGAGGTTGCCCTGCAATTCAGGCCTTCTCAGGTCGAGATACCGGTATTTCAGTCGCAGCGATTCCGACGCCTCTGCCGCATCTTCCATCGGGAAGGGAAGGGGAGACGCCTCATTCAGCACGGTCAGCGCATCGGCGTAGAGTTCCACTTTGCCTGTCGGCAGAGACGGATTATCCGTTCCTTCGGGCCTCCGCCTCACCTGACCTGACACGGAAATGACAAACTCACTCCTGATTGCATGGGCTGACTCGTGCGCCTCCTTCGAGACGTCCGGGCTGAAGACGACCTGACAGAGTCCGCTCCTGTCCCTCAGATCGACAAAGATCAGGCCTCCGTGGTCCCTCCTCCTGAAGACCCACCCCGAGAGGGTCACCGGGGAGCCGATGTCCGATTCCCTAACTTCTCCGCAACCTCTATCACGAGTCATATGACCTCCAATAACTAGCCCCTTTGCGCATCAATTATAATCCAATCTCTCTCTTTATAGACCGGAGTTCTTCGCCCGTGAGGTGTCTGATCTTCCCGGGTTTCAAGTCCCCGAGTTTCAATCCGCCTACGGCGATTCTCTTCAGCCTCATGACAGGATGCTTGACCTTTTCGAGCATCCTCCTCACCTGTCTGTTCTTCCCTTCATAGATGGTCATTTCTATCCAGGAGCTGTTCTCCGTTTCCCTGATCTTCTTCAACCTGGCAGGCATGGTCAAGCCGTCTTCATCGAGCCTCACCCCGCGGCGCAACTTCTCCGTCTCCTTCTCATTCAGACTCCCTTCGATCTTGACAAGGTATGTCTTCGGTATCTTCCTCGACGGGTGGAGTATCGCATTGGCGAAATCGCCGTCGTTCGTCAAGAGAAGCAGCCCCTCGGAATGGTAGTCGAGTCTCCCCACGGGGTAGATGCGGTATTTTATCCCGCCGAGAAAATCCTTCACCGTCGGTCTTCCCTCCGGATCGGAGAGGGTCGTCACGACGCCGTCAGGCTTGTGGAACATTAGGTACGCCTGCTGCCTGCCTTTTAGCGTCGGACTCGAGACGAGCTTGCCGCCTACCTTTATATAGTCCTCTGCAGGATCGGCCTTCATCCCGAGAGTCGCTGTTTCGCCGTTTACGGTGACCATTCCTTCAAGGATGAGTTCCTCTGCCTTTCTTCTCGAAGCGATCCCCATCTGTGCGAGAATCTTCTGCAGCCGTTGTTCCATGAGGATAAATGATACCATAATCGGCTTGTCCGATGGATTGGTTTGGCCTACCTTTTGAGAGGGCATCGGGAAGTCGGTTTCAGAATTTTTATAATCGACAAGATATTTCTATGGCAGTCCCTAATACGTTTTTGGGTAACGGTTCCTCCAAAATCTTCAGAAGGTTATTCTTCTCAAGGTGTCGAAAAAATTCTTCACCCGTCTTCACGATCGCCTCACCGATCCAATTGTTTCCGCTGGAATGGAGCATTATAAAAAATCAGAGATGGCCCATCCTGGAATAAGGATTCTTTGACTGTCCTATTCTCTCAGTCGCGAGAGATGAAATTTTGTCCGCCGCCAATTTATACTAATCTCCGTGAAGGACTGGAAGGACAACGTATCATTTATCATCATCGAGCCGAAGGAGCCCGGCAATGTCGGTGCAGCTGCGCGGGCGATGAAGAACATGGGGTTTACCCGCCTCGAACTGGTCGCGCCTGCGCCCCTGACCGATGAGGCGCGATGGATGGCCTGTACCGCCGTTGACCTCCTCGACAAGGCGAAGATACATGCCAAGTTTCAGGATGCAATTCAAGACAAGGGCCTGGTCATCGGCACTACCCGGAGGATCGGGAAGCGGAGGGGGCTCATTCTCCCCGTTAAAGAGGGAGTGAAGAAGGCCGTCGCGTTTGCCGGGAAGAATAGAATCGGCATACTCTTCGGCAGGGAGGACAAGGGGTTACGGAATAACGAGGTCGGGGAATGCGGCTTTCTCATGACGATTCCCGCAAACCCGGCGTTCCCGTCGATCAATCTCGCTCAGAGCGTACTGCTTGTCGCCTATGAACTCGGCGAGAAGGCATACGGGAAGGGCCTGCCGGAATTTGCTGACCGTAAAGAAATCGAGATGCTCTACCGGCACATGCAGAGAACACTCAAACTCCTCGGGTATATCCCGAGAGGCAGCAGGGACATGGAAGAGAGGATCATGAATAACCTGAAGCGTCTGATCGGAAGGGCGGGGCTGACAGACTGGGAACTGAGGATGCTCCGCGGGATCTGCTCTCAGGCGGAGAAGAAGTTAGGGCATGAAGATAAAGGTCAGGCCTCAGGATTTTCTCGTTGAGGAAATTGCCGAGATCCCCTCAAGGACAGGGGGAGACTTCGGCCTCTATCTCCTTGAAAAGAGCGGATGGAACACTGTTGATCTCCTGAAGAGGCTCTCGAGGGAGTCAGGCATCCCCTTCGGCGAATTCGCCTACGGCGGAAAAAAGGACAGACACGCCCTGACGAGGCAGTACGTAACGATAAAGGGTGCAAAACAGGTTTCCTTATCTCATGCCGCCTCGGACTATTCGCTCACCTTCCTTGGTTCGATCGGGAGGCCGATGGGGCCGGACCTCATCAAGGGAAACAGATTCGAGATCGTTCTGCGGAGCCTCACCGACGGGGAGTCGCAGGCTGCATCGGCAGACATCGGGGACCTCGAGAGGGACGGTTATCCGAACTATTTTGACGACCAGAGATTCGGAAGCCTCGACCCGCTGCAGGGCTTTCTTGCCGAAAAGATACTCAGGGGACACCATAACGGTGCGCTGAAGATATACCTCACCCATATCCGTAAGGAGGACAAGAAGGAAGAGAGAGAACGGAAGCTATTCTTCTCCGAACATTGGGGTAAGTGGCAGGAATGTTCTGAAAGGGCTAAGACCCTGTTCGATCGTGATGCCTTCGAGTTGCTCACCCGTGACCCTAAGGCCTTTGTCCCGCTGCTCCAGAGAATACCCCCTGAGGAGATGTCGCTCTTTTTTTCCTCCTATCAATCTCATCTCTGGAATGAACTCTTGAGAAGAATCGTGAAAGCGAAGGCCGGCGATTCCGTGAGGAAATACCCGGGAGTTGCCGGCGCGTATCTCTTCTATGCCTGCCTAAAGGGAGAGGATTTCCGTTACCTC is a genomic window containing:
- a CDS encoding pseudouridine synthase; amino-acid sequence: MVSFILMEQRLQKILAQMGIASRRKAEELILEGMVTVNGETATLGMKADPAEDYIKVGGKLVSSPTLKGRQQAYLMFHKPDGVVTTLSDPEGRPTVKDFLGGIKYRIYPVGRLDYHSEGLLLLTNDGDFANAILHPSRKIPKTYLVKIEGSLNEKETEKLRRGVRLDEDGLTMPARLKKIRETENSSWIEMTIYEGKNRQVRRMLEKVKHPVMRLKRIAVGGLKLGDLKPGKIRHLTGEELRSIKREIGL
- a CDS encoding pyruvate kinase alpha/beta domain-containing protein encodes the protein MERTVVYFEKPGRDNTEACLEVVKRAIAEGGYGHLVVASTVGDTGLLFSGALKNSKVNITVVTHSAGYKEPNALELSPDTRSRIEKNGAVVYTGSMLTHSIETAFAAKFSGTYPTLIVANTLRRFGEGSKVCCEIVMMAVDAGLIPEGEDVLAVAGTARGADTVLVIKASASKRFFDLKVLEVLAKPRA
- a CDS encoding RNA methyltransferase, with the protein product MKDWKDNVSFIIIEPKEPGNVGAAARAMKNMGFTRLELVAPAPLTDEARWMACTAVDLLDKAKIHAKFQDAIQDKGLVIGTTRRIGKRRGLILPVKEGVKKAVAFAGKNRIGILFGREDKGLRNNEVGECGFLMTIPANPAFPSINLAQSVLLVAYELGEKAYGKGLPEFADRKEIEMLYRHMQRTLKLLGYIPRGSRDMEERIMNNLKRLIGRAGLTDWELRMLRGICSQAEKKLGHEDKGQASGFSR
- the aspS gene encoding aspartate--tRNA ligase, whose product is MTRDRGCGEVRESDIGSPVTLSGWVFRRRDHGGLIFVDLRDRSGLCQVVFSPDVSKEAHESAHAIRSEFVISVSGQVRRRPEGTDNPSLPTGKVELYADALTVLNEASPLPFPMEDAAEASESLRLKYRYLDLRRPELQGNLVVRHKVTKLIRDYLDERGFLEIETPMLTKSTPEGARDYLVPSRLNPGQFYALPQSPQLFKQILMVAGIERYFQIVKCFRDEDLRADRQPEFTQVDLELSFVDRDDVIGLMEGMMKQLFKTVLDTEISTPFARLGYRESMERFGNDKPDLRFGLELKEMADLAGQGSFKVFRDAVDSGGRVKAMNGKGMAGLSRKEVDMLTEEAKAFGAKGLAWIKVKDGFESPIAKFFPEDTLRQMAQRLAAGEGDLMLFVADEERVVHDVLSRMRLELGKRLNLIRPGFNFAWILDFPLLEWDVEEGRFQAMHHPFTSPADEDIEKLSSLRTVGSALTADERGLVAGVKAKAYDIVLNGYEIGGGSIRIHRRDVQRRMFELLGIGEEEARIKFGFLLDALDFGAPPHGGIALGLDRLVMLMVGAASIRDVIAFPKTQKAFCLMSGAPSEVEQKQLRELHIKLDMPNI
- the truD gene encoding tRNA pseudouridine(13) synthase TruD → MKIKVRPQDFLVEEIAEIPSRTGGDFGLYLLEKSGWNTVDLLKRLSRESGIPFGEFAYGGKKDRHALTRQYVTIKGAKQVSLSHAASDYSLTFLGSIGRPMGPDLIKGNRFEIVLRSLTDGESQAASADIGDLERDGYPNYFDDQRFGSLDPLQGFLAEKILRGHHNGALKIYLTHIRKEDKKEERERKLFFSEHWGKWQECSERAKTLFDRDAFELLTRDPKAFVPLLQRIPPEEMSLFFSSYQSHLWNELLRRIVKAKAGDSVRKYPGVAGAYLFYACLKGEDFRYLRELRIPTPASNTRMPDTLTEKLYAEVLTENHMRPPLFNIRKIRQAFFKGTERKAIALPEGLSADSSPDELYRGKKKMGLKFVLPRGSYGTMLIKRLFCKAGP